Genomic DNA from Candidatus Zymogenus saltonus:
CCCCTCTCCCTCAGGAAGCTTTTCTTCCACCCCTTCGCCTCAGAGGACATGTGGACCGTGCCGTTGAGTCCCAGGGCCGCGGCCGTCACCCCTACGCTTATACCGAGGTTTCCCGTGCTCCCCACCGAGACGGTGTACTTTTTAAACACGCCCTGAACTTCGGCGTCGAGGATCTTGAGGTATGGGTCGGTTCTCTTCAAAAGGCCGTTTTCTGTGGCCAGCGCCTCTGCGAAGTGGAGCACCTCATATATCCCGCCCCTCGCCTTTACGGAGCCGGCGATCGGGAGGGCGTGGTCGCCCTTGATGAAGAGACGCCCCTTTATATCCACGCCGAGTTTCTGCGACATTCTCTCCTTTAGGCTCGGCGCCGGGATGAGGGGCGACTCGATTATTCCGCCCGCTCCCCTCGTCTCGCCGAAGAGCCTTGATATGAGGGGAGCGAAGCGGTTGAGACGCTCCCCTGCGTCGACGATGTCGGATAAAGAGAGGGGAAGATTCGGTAAGACGTCCGCAACGTCTTTGTGGCAGTCGTTTATCCAGAAGAGGGGGGAGGCTCCGCCGACCTTTTCGATAATCTCTCTCCTCTCTCCCCACTTGGAACCCATGATCATCCCCGTCATATGTCGAGCAGCTTAAGCCCGGTTCTCTCGTCGTGTTTCCTCGAAAGGCCCGGTTTTAGGGGGATCAAGTAAATCTCCACTGTGGCGGCGGTGACCATAGAAAAAACGTGTCCGCCGATCGTTTCGTTAGCGCTGTTTGAGATTACCGCATGGGCATGGACAAACGCCCCCTCGTCGGTTCGGGCGAGATTTCCGGTGAGCGAAACAAGCTCCAATGTCCCGTCGTACCTGTTCTTCTCATATCTCTTGTTTTCGATGTCGTAATAGCCGAGGGTGACATCCTTCACCGCACCCAGCCCCCAGAGGAAGGCGGCCTCGATACTACGCTCTTTTGCGAAGCAGATTATCGAGTCGAGGAGAGGCTCTCCCATATCAAGCCTGATAAGGAACCCGTTTTCTTCATTACGAATCCGCATCGAAAAACCTCCTGTTAGAGTGTTTACTGTTTAAGGTTTTTATATTCGGGGTTAACGAGGTTCGGGATTTTTCCCCCCTCCAGCATGGCGGTCAGATTCTCAGCCGCCATGGTCGCCATTTTCGTCCTCGCCGTCCGTGTGGCGCTCCCTATGTGGGGTAGGATAACGGCGTTCTTGAGCTTCAGCAGGCCGCGATCGATCTCCGGCTCATTCTCGAAGACGTCCAGCCCCGCCCCTGCGATCTCGCCGCTTTTAAGGGCGGATACGAGGGCGCTCTCGTCGACCACCTTTCCCCTGGAGGTGTTAATGAGATATGCCGTCTCCTTCATCATTTTAAGCTCCCTCTCGCCGATGAGGTGTCTCGTCTCCTCGGTCAGCGGGACGTGGAGCGTGACGAAGTCCGCCGAAGAGAGGAGCTGGTCGAGATGGAGGTATTTGGCCTTGAGCTCTTTCTCGATATTATTGACCCTCTCCTCGTTCTGATAGATGATCTTCATGCCGAGGCCGTGCGCCCGCACCGCCACTGCCTTCCCGATGTTTCCCATCCCCACAATCCCGATTGTGGCCCCGTATATGTCCGCGCCCAGAAACTGGGTCGGCTCCCACCCCTTCCATCTACCGCTTCTCGTGAAGAGGTCCGCCTCGACGATTCTCCTTCCCGCGGCGAAGATTAAGGCCATCGCGAGGTCCGCCGTGGCGTCGGTCAGGACCCCCGGGGTGTTTGACACCGCGATCCCACGGCTTGTGGCGGTGGCGATGTCGATGTTGTCGAAGCCGACGGCGTAGTTGGCGATTCCTTTTAATCCCGGTAACGAGTCGATAACCTCGGCGTCGATCCTGTCTGTGAGAAGCGTCAGGAGGCCGTCGCAGTCTGAAGCCCTTTTGATCAGCGCCTTTTTCTTCAGGGGGGTCTCCGCGTCGTACACGGTCACAATGTATCTCTGATCAAGTATCTCGATTCCAGCCTCCGGTATCCTCCTCGTTACAAGAACCTTCTTTTTCATAAAGCCCTGCTCTCTCAAAAATGTGGAGTTAAAGAAAATATCTATCCCGAAGCACCCGCATCTCTTATTTTTGTATCAAGGCCCCTTTGTGTAGCCTCAACAGCTCGCTGTAGGGTTTTTGGGCCTCCTCGTATCCGTTCTTCAGGGCGGCCCTGTAGTCTTCGAGGGCCTCGTCGTACATGGCGAAGGCGAAGTGAACCTTTCCCCTGTTGAAGTAGGACTTCCCGTGGGAAGGCTCGATGGCTATCGCCATGTTGAAACACTCGAGAGCCTTGTGAAGGTCGCCCGCCTCGGCCAGCCTCTTCCCCTTTTTATTCCACTCGTCGGCGGCGGACCTGTAGCCCTTTAAAGTGAAAATCCAGAAATCAAAAAACCTTCTCTCCATTGTCAAGATCACGCCGTCTGTTTAAAGGGATTCCCAGGCCTTCTACGTAAAATACCACATCACTTTGAATATTTCAAAAAAAACTCGACACCCTTCCCCTTTCGATATAATATATCACATTCGACCTAACGGAAACTTTAAAAAGATGTATCACGCCTCCTTATACACAAAGATCGAAAACGACAGGACCGTCTGCAGGGTCTGCAGGAGGAGGTGCAGCATCCCCCCGGGCGGGCTGGGTTACTGCGGGACGCGGCTCAACAAGGGGGGGAAGCTGATGAGCCTGATCTACGGCCGGGTCTCGACCATGATGGTCTCGCCGATAGAGAAAAAGCCAATGTACCATTTTTATCCCGGGTCGATGTGGCTATCGGTGGGATCGGTGGGGTGCAACTTCAGGTGCCCCGGCTGCCAAAACTGGGAGATCGCCTGCGCCGCCGCCGACCTGAAGGGAGACGGCTTCTTCCCGGACGGGGGGCCTAAGGCCGAGACGGAAAACATATCCCCGGAGCTCCTCATAGAGATCGCGAAGAGGGAGGGCGCCTTCGGGATCTCCTTTACCTACAACGAGCCGACACTCTGGGTAGAGTACGCCGAGAGGTCGATGGCTGAGGCGAAGGGGGTGGGGCTCCACACGAACTGGGTCACGAACGGTTACATAACGATCGAGGCCCTCGACATGATAGGCCCGTACCTCGACTCCTTCAGGGTAGACATAAAGGGTTTTTCGGAGAGGGCCTACAAGGAGATCGCCGGGATATTCGACTACAAGGGGATACTGGAGGTGGTGCTTAGGGCGAAGGAGAAATGGGGGATGCACGTGGAGCTGGTGACGAACGTGATTCCGGGGGTGAACGACAAAATCGATGAGCTGACCGGACTGGCCCGGTGGATAGTGAAGGAGATGGGGCCGGACACCCCCTGGCACATCACGAGGTTCTTCCCGCACTACAAATTGCTGGATATTCCCGAGACGCCCGTTGACCTCCTTGAAGATATATATAAGATGGCGGTGGATGAGGGGCTTCATTACCCCTACCTCGGCAACGTGAGCCACCACCGGGGGGAGAACACCTGCTGTCCAGGCTGCGGCGAGGTTGTCATAAGTAGGAGGGGAGGGGTCTTCGAGGAGTCCCGGCTCAAGGGGAGTAGGTGCCCTGAGTGTAATGCGGAGATCTTCGGGAGGTTTCCTCCGTCAAGGGGGGAGTGAGGGGTTTTTGGGTTTTCGTTGTTGTCTGGGATTCTTTGAAGGGGTAGTCAGATATTTCCCATTTCCCCTCCGAAATGGACAGGGGTTGTTCCGATGGGATGGGAAGTCGAGAAGATATTCGGCGATTTGGAATGTTGGTTCAAATCTGAAAACCAAAGGGGCGGATTCTAATCCACCCTTTACAAAACAGCACCTTCTTTTTACTTCCCGCTTTGTCCAGTCCTTCCGGCTTGCCCTATAACAAAACCCACGGTTTAAAACCTGTACATCCCGGTCAGCGGCCCTATGAAGACAAACACGGCGGTCAAAACGGCGATCATGACTATGGTAAGGATCGTCCCGGAGAGGGCGAAGTCCTTCGCGCTGAAGTAGCCGGACGTGAAGGGGATGATGTTCGTGGGCGACTGGGTCAGTAATATAACGCCGAGAGAGGCGGTGTAGGCCGCGGGCGCCACGAGAAACCAGGGGGAGATGTAGAGGTCGCCGGCCAGCGTTATGAGTAAGGGGATAATAATTATGCCCGTGACGGTGTTGGAGGCGAGAAAAAGCTTCATCACGAGGACGGCGGCGATGACTACGGCGATCTGGAGGATGATGTGGACATGCGAGATCTTTCCCATCAGCACCCAGGCGAGCCAGCGGGCGGCGCCAGTCTCGTACATCATAAGCCCCAAAGACAGCGAAGCCATGACGAGAATGATGGCGTCCCAGTTCATCAGAGACTCCGCCTCCTTCCAGCTCTTAAAGAGCCTTATTCCCGGAAGGAAAAAGACTAGTCCCCCGGCCATGGCGACCATCTCCATGGAGAGGACGAGCCTCCCCTCCGTGAGGCCTTTGATCAGGTCGCCGGTAAGCCAGAGGGTGATTACGGCGACAAAGACGATCAAGGTCGTAATCTCGTCCTTCGTCAGGGGGCCGATCTTCTTAAGCCTCTCCTTGATTTCCTCCCTCTTCAGGGGAAGGTTCTTGATCTCCGGGGGGAAGATCGCCGTGATGACGAGCCACCCGACAGGTACAAGAATGAGCGACGCCGGGACGCCTATCTTCATCCAGTCTATGAACGAGATCTCCACCCCGGCGAGCTTCCTCAAATACTCGATGGCGATCGGGTTCGGCCCGCAGCCTGCGGGCGTGCCGATCCCGCCGAAAACCGCCCCCCAGCAGCAGGCTATCATCAAGGCTTTTCCGAAGTTGCTCTCGTTCGGCTTTATGTCGGAGGACTTCAGGATGCTGACCCCCAGGGGGACCATAAGGGCTGAGACCGCCATGTCGGTGATCCACATGGAGAGGGCCGTTCCCATGAAGATGAAGCCGAGTATCACCATGCGGGTGTTCGTCCCCACGAAGAGGAGGAGCCAGTTGGTGAGCCTCTCGCCCAGGCCCGATTTAATAAACGCCCCCGACAGGATAAAGACCCCAAGGAAGAAGATGAAGAGCCTGTTTCCGAAGCTCATCTTGACCATCTCCTTGAGGCCGTCGGCGGCGCCAGTGATTGTGATTATCCCATCCTTTGTCGCGACCTCGAGCCCCTCGGTGACACCCAGAAGCGGCATGAGAAGCATCACGATGAGGGAGGTGATCGCAAAGGGGATAGCCTCGGTAACCCAGAGCACTATGGCAAATACCAGAAGCGACATGCAGATTCTACCCTGAAGGGAAAGCTCGATGACCCTCTCCCCGAAGGTAAGGGTGTCGGGGAGGGGGGCAAGGCAGAAAACGATGGATGCGGCGATCGCAAGGGCGAAGTAGATAACGTCCCTTCTCTTTTTATAAAGCTCTTTAACTGCTGGAAGGTTCATTCTAATATCCTGAAGCCGCTATGGTGGCCAGGGCGTAGCTTCCCGGGCTGATGATATCCGGGTCGGTCATCACGTTTATGAGGGATACCTTCCCGGAGTCGAAGGCGCGCTTCAGGGCCGGCTTGATCTCCTCCGGCTTGGTCACCCTCTCGGCGTAGCCTCCCATCGCTTCCACCATCTTGTGGTAGTCAATATCGCCCAGCTCCGTCGCTATGTTTTTGCCGGGGCCGAACTTCAGGCTCTGGCTGTGGCGGATCATCCCCCAGCCGAGGTCGTTGGAGACCACGATGACGATGGGGAGGTTGAACCTCATGGCGGTGTTTATCTCCATGAAATTAAATCCCAAGGAGCCGTCCCCCGTGGCGCAGACGACCTTTTCCTTCGGGTTCAGGAGCTTTGCCGTGACGGCAAACGGTATTCCGACCCCGAGACACCCGAACATCCCCGATTCGAGGTAGCGCCTCGCGCCGTAGGATTTTCTCATCATACCTATCCAGGTCTGAGTGTCGCCGCCGTCGGCGGTCACTATCCCCTCGCTTCCGAGAAATTCGTCTATCTCCTTCATCAGCCTCTGAGGGTGTATAGGGACCTTGTCCGAGGTTATATCACCCTTCACGGAGTCGATGCTGAACTCCTCCTCCTTTTTCAGCTCCTCGACCCAGGGGGAGAACCTGTCCGCCTTCACCTTTCCCGCAAGCGCCTCTTTAAGCTGATCGGAAACGATACCGACATCCCCCATTATCCCGACGCTGACGTCCCTGTTTCTCCCTATCTCGACGGGGTCGATGTTGACGTGGATGATCTTAGCGTTGGGCGGGAAGAGGGCGCCGTACATTGTGTAGAGGTTAATCCTCGTTCCGAGGAAGATTACGCAGTCCGTCCGGGTGATTGCGGAGCCTGCGGCCCCCGGCCTTATTATCACCGCCGGGCCGAAGGAGAGGGGGTGGTCTTCCAGGACTATGCCCCTTCCCATCGAGAGGGTGAATATGGGGATTCCGGAGGCCTCGACGAAGTCCAGCACGCTCTTGTCGGCGTTTGAGAAGACCGCCCCGCTTCCGGCGATTACTATCGGCCTCTCGGATTTCTCAATAATCTTCGCCGCCTCGGCTATCGACTTTGGATCGCCCCCGGCTCTCATGGGAAACGGCGAGTCCAGGAATTTTACGGTGGAGAGGGGAACCGTCTCACCCTGGACGTCCACGGGGAGGTCGATGAAGGTGGGGCCGGGACTCGAGGAGATCGCCGTCTTCATGGCGAGGTCGATGAACTCCGGGATCCTCGCTGGCTTGGTAACCAGCTTCGACCACTT
This window encodes:
- a CDS encoding D-glycerate dehydrogenase is translated as MKKKVLVTRRIPEAGIEILDQRYIVTVYDAETPLKKKALIKRASDCDGLLTLLTDRIDAEVIDSLPGLKGIANYAVGFDNIDIATATSRGIAVSNTPGVLTDATADLAMALIFAAGRRIVEADLFTRSGRWKGWEPTQFLGADIYGATIGIVGMGNIGKAVAVRAHGLGMKIIYQNEERVNNIEKELKAKYLHLDQLLSSADFVTLHVPLTEETRHLIGERELKMMKETAYLINTSRGKVVDESALVSALKSGEIAGAGLDVFENEPEIDRGLLKLKNAVILPHIGSATRTARTKMATMAAENLTAMLEGGKIPNLVNPEYKNLKQ
- a CDS encoding thiamine pyrophosphate-binding protein; the protein is MAIESANLNSDERMVTGGELVVRALEKKGVKYIFTLSGGHIAPIYQHLMDSDIKLVDTRHEQAAVFMADAYARLTGEVGVALVTAGPGFTNALTGVANARMAGSPVLLISGRIGLRMEERLDLQEIAQREVIDPIVKWSKLVTKPARIPEFIDLAMKTAISSSPGPTFIDLPVDVQGETVPLSTVKFLDSPFPMRAGGDPKSIAEAAKIIEKSERPIVIAGSGAVFSNADKSVLDFVEASGIPIFTLSMGRGIVLEDHPLSFGPAVIIRPGAAGSAITRTDCVIFLGTRINLYTMYGALFPPNAKIIHVNIDPVEIGRNRDVSVGIMGDVGIVSDQLKEALAGKVKADRFSPWVEELKKEEEFSIDSVKGDITSDKVPIHPQRLMKEIDEFLGSEGIVTADGGDTQTWIGMMRKSYGARRYLESGMFGCLGVGIPFAVTAKLLNPKEKVVCATGDGSLGFNFMEINTAMRFNLPIVIVVSNDLGWGMIRHSQSLKFGPGKNIATELGDIDYHKMVEAMGGYAERVTKPEEIKPALKRAFDSGKVSLINVMTDPDIISPGSYALATIAASGY
- a CDS encoding DASS family sodium-coupled anion symporter encodes the protein MNLPAVKELYKKRRDVIYFALAIAASIVFCLAPLPDTLTFGERVIELSLQGRICMSLLVFAIVLWVTEAIPFAITSLIVMLLMPLLGVTEGLEVATKDGIITITGAADGLKEMVKMSFGNRLFIFFLGVFILSGAFIKSGLGERLTNWLLLFVGTNTRMVILGFIFMGTALSMWITDMAVSALMVPLGVSILKSSDIKPNESNFGKALMIACCWGAVFGGIGTPAGCGPNPIAIEYLRKLAGVEISFIDWMKIGVPASLILVPVGWLVITAIFPPEIKNLPLKREEIKERLKKIGPLTKDEITTLIVFVAVITLWLTGDLIKGLTEGRLVLSMEMVAMAGGLVFFLPGIRLFKSWKEAESLMNWDAIILVMASLSLGLMMYETGAARWLAWVLMGKISHVHIILQIAVVIAAVLVMKLFLASNTVTGIIIIPLLITLAGDLYISPWFLVAPAAYTASLGVILLTQSPTNIIPFTSGYFSAKDFALSGTILTIVMIAVLTAVFVFIGPLTGMYRF
- a CDS encoding DNA-binding protein, with the protein product MRIRNEENGFLIRLDMGEPLLDSIICFAKERSIEAAFLWGLGAVKDVTLGYYDIENKRYEKNRYDGTLELVSLTGNLARTDEGAFVHAHAVISNSANETIGGHVFSMVTAATVEIYLIPLKPGLSRKHDERTGLKLLDI
- the amrS gene encoding AmmeMemoRadiSam system radical SAM enzyme, translated to MYHASLYTKIENDRTVCRVCRRRCSIPPGGLGYCGTRLNKGGKLMSLIYGRVSTMMVSPIEKKPMYHFYPGSMWLSVGSVGCNFRCPGCQNWEIACAAADLKGDGFFPDGGPKAETENISPELLIEIAKREGAFGISFTYNEPTLWVEYAERSMAEAKGVGLHTNWVTNGYITIEALDMIGPYLDSFRVDIKGFSERAYKEIAGIFDYKGILEVVLRAKEKWGMHVELVTNVIPGVNDKIDELTGLARWIVKEMGPDTPWHITRFFPHYKLLDIPETPVDLLEDIYKMAVDEGLHYPYLGNVSHHRGENTCCPGCGEVVISRRGGVFEESRLKGSRCPECNAEIFGRFPPSRGE